One Solanum lycopersicum chromosome 2, SLM_r2.1 genomic region harbors:
- the LOC104644318 gene encoding ubiquitin domain-containing protein DSK2b-like, translating into MDGGDTYQMVKDDSGDIAGGGETVTIKSDVSRTPSYLFKSALIPALDYSSLEADHTVHLIRDSAAAASASATNVVNPNVNQDAPRVAVPTTGGLFVRVGGGPRLGSKGGSFGAGLPDFEQVQQHDSNMMREILNMPLVQDLVNDPEIIYNFIMNSPQMREYVNLNPKIPHIFNDPAIFLQTWEAARNELMHETIRTIQWSLSHTESSPEEFNMLRHMYENVQEPFLNATSMAGDTRNYSGTNPVVALLGAQEQGRNRSTNPPATGSDTTANPPAPNSNPLSDPWASADFGGAQMNTAPRSNASRNIWGPSPDGLDDIADLQRMLGGIPSASSENQLIGYPSISQIMQHINQIMGFDPNSHPGDMMPNPELIHQLMSSERMQEYLVQQGLFPYLDQPQSNQSLDYIGFFDSEEALIAVEELEEDSGE; encoded by the exons ATGGACGGAGGTGATACTTATCAAATGGTGAAAGATGATTCCGGCGACATCGCCGGCGGTGGTGAAACGGTCACCATCAAATCCGATGTGTCAAGGACTCCAAGTTATCTGTTCAAGTCAGCCTTGATTCCAGCGTTGGATTATTCAA GTCTGGAGGCAGACCACACAGTTCATCTTATTCGAGATTCTGCCGCAGCTGCTTCTGCTAGTGCAACCAATGTCGTAAATCCAAATGTTAATCAGGATGCTCCCAGGGTTGCTGTTCCCACTACAGGGGGGCTGTTTGTCAGAGTCGGTGGAGGTCCACGACTTGGAAGTAAAGGTGGTTCGTTTGGAGCTggacttccagattttgagcAGGTCCAACAACATGACTCCAACATGATGAGAGAGATATTGAATATGCCTCTAGTTCAGGATCTAGTGAATGACCCAGAAATCATCTACAACTTTATCATGAACAGTCCTCAAATGCGAGAGTATGTGAATCTTAATCCCAAGATCCCACACATATTCAATGACCCTGCTATATTTCTCCAGACATGGGAGGCTGCACGTAATGAACTCATGCATGAGACGATAAGAACTATTCAATGGTCATTGAGCCACACTGAATCGTCTCCTGAGGAATTTAACATGCTAAGGCACATGTATGAGAATGTCCAAGAGCCATTTCTGAATGCAACAAGCATGGCTGGAGATACAAGAAATTATTCAGGGACAAACCCGGTCGTGGCTCTTTTGGGAGCCCAGGAACAAGGCAGAAACCGGTCAACTAACCCTCCAGCTACTGGTTCTGACACAACTGCTAATCCTCCTGCTCCAAACTCGAACCCACTTTCGGATCCTTGGGCATCAGCTGACT TTGGAGGTGCCCAAATGAATACCGCTCCCAGATCAAATGCTTCTAGGAATATTTGGGGACCCTCTCCTGATGGTTTGGATGACATAGCAGATTTGCAGCGAATGCTAGGTGGCATACCTAGCGCCTCTTCTGAAAATCAGTTAATAGGATACCCATCCATCTCGCAGATAATGCAGCACATAAACcag ATTATGGGGTTCGACCCCAACTCTCATCCTGGGGATATGATGCCAAATCCTGAATTAATTCATCAGTTGATGTCCTCTGAGAGGATGCAG gaaTATCTGGTACAACAAGGGCTATTTCCTTACCTTGATCAGCCGCAATCAAACCA GTCGTTAGACTACATCGGATTCTTCGACAGTGAAGAAGCACTTATTGCCGTGGAGGAACTTGAAGAAGACAGTGGAGAGTAG